A stretch of the Kroppenstedtia eburnea genome encodes the following:
- a CDS encoding aldose 1-epimerase gives MLISRKEESTITAFVQEIPFLQQQAIRAGNDNLEFVIVPDWGSNLISLVDQRSRHPLLRVPHSAEEFWETPVLYGTPILFPPNRIEDGRFSYGGRDYQLDVNEKEHHNHIHGFVHTRKWKVIKAEAEGEHAVVVTQFDSADHGEVTRQFPHHFILRMTYALEGSSLDKTAEVWNRGTDPLPLGLGFHTTFNFPEETAQFSLTAAKRWRLNSRLLPTGELEEIPYKKVMQTGMSLKGIPLDDVYLSGGDSGAANEAALWLQSAGVEIRYRVDSHFKHWVVYNFDGHHGFLCPEPYTWVTNAPNLELPPSLTGFQELKPEESRMFKTNITVSNRPKR, from the coding sequence ATGCTCATCTCCCGGAAGGAGGAATCCACGATCACAGCATTCGTTCAAGAGATTCCTTTTCTGCAGCAACAGGCGATCCGAGCGGGAAATGACAACCTGGAGTTTGTGATTGTACCCGATTGGGGCTCCAATCTGATCTCATTGGTCGATCAGCGATCCAGACACCCACTGTTGAGAGTACCCCATTCAGCTGAAGAATTTTGGGAAACCCCGGTTTTATACGGAACACCCATCCTGTTTCCTCCGAATCGAATCGAGGATGGGAGATTTTCATACGGAGGCCGGGATTATCAATTGGATGTGAACGAGAAAGAACACCATAATCACATCCATGGATTCGTCCATACCCGAAAGTGGAAGGTGATCAAGGCCGAGGCAGAGGGGGAACATGCCGTAGTCGTCACTCAGTTTGACTCGGCGGACCATGGGGAAGTAACCCGGCAGTTTCCCCACCATTTCATCCTGAGGATGACCTATGCACTTGAGGGAAGTTCATTGGACAAAACGGCGGAAGTTTGGAATCGGGGAACCGATCCCCTTCCGCTGGGGCTTGGATTTCATACGACCTTTAACTTTCCGGAAGAGACAGCCCAATTTTCCCTGACAGCGGCGAAACGGTGGCGCTTGAACAGCCGGCTCCTGCCGACAGGGGAACTGGAAGAGATCCCTTACAAGAAAGTAATGCAAACAGGGATGAGTCTGAAGGGAATCCCATTGGACGATGTCTATCTGTCAGGGGGAGATTCCGGAGCTGCCAATGAGGCAGCTCTGTGGCTCCAATCGGCAGGAGTTGAGATCCGGTATCGGGTGGACAGCCACTTTAAGCATTGGGTGGTCTACAATTTCGATGGCCATCACGGGTTTCTCTGTCCGGAGCCCTACACCTGGGTAACCAATGCCCCGAACCTGGAACTTCCGCCATCCCTCACCGGATTTCAGGAGCTGAAACCAGAAGAAAGCAGGATGTTTAAAACAAACATCACCGTGTCGAACAGGCCCAAAAGATAA
- a CDS encoding acyl-CoA dehydrogenase family protein, translating into MCKRRNIQREVDQAQYGGNNIPRPTVEPNFYLEDFNLQYLMRRYLPASMHQWADRELTHLGARVAGPIDQRAAYTDGEGQPRLVRYNRRGEEISQIVKNEGYLKTVKEVYGAGIVGYLYREVPELGRKAPYLYSYLQGYLLSESEPGFYCPVTLTLSAAHLIDRYGTPAQKETYLTGLTSLDEETLYEGATWLTERQGGSDVGANLTVATADPEAGPGVYRLTGEKFFASNAGAMVATVLARIHPDRPGTRGLGLFLVPWIKPDGTRNRIYVRRLKEKLGVNAVPSAEVILEEAEGYLIGDPDQGFKYMAEALNISRICNAVAATGIMRRAWYEAFHYARERHAFGRPILQYSMVKQTLAEMLMELEVNTGSTFDMIHLFDKVNSGQAAAEEEVMARMLISLIKYRTGEAAKEMTHQAIETLGGNGYIEEYVTPRLLRDAQVLTVWEGTANILALDLWRVIRKFRADEIFLQVMHSEVEGLTHPLSQPFKSDLEGRLRQIRENLTFLKDQPEEILTYHLKPLSDQIVDVYQLVCILKEAEDQAGTDGNGRKFIIAELYRQAHFQSTASDRIRQTRLPDLIHFDDLVDYRKVDVAELQQVKVNTR; encoded by the coding sequence ATGTGTAAGCGGCGTAACATCCAGCGGGAAGTGGATCAGGCTCAATACGGAGGGAATAATATCCCCCGGCCAACTGTGGAGCCCAACTTTTACCTGGAAGATTTCAATCTGCAGTACCTGATGCGCCGGTATCTGCCCGCCTCCATGCATCAATGGGCGGATCGGGAGTTGACTCACCTGGGGGCCCGGGTTGCCGGTCCGATTGACCAACGTGCGGCCTATACCGACGGGGAAGGTCAACCCCGGCTGGTCAGGTATAATCGGCGGGGGGAAGAAATTTCGCAGATCGTCAAAAACGAGGGTTATCTGAAGACGGTCAAAGAAGTGTACGGAGCAGGGATTGTCGGCTACCTTTATCGCGAGGTTCCGGAGCTGGGTCGCAAAGCTCCCTATCTGTACTCTTATTTGCAGGGATACCTCCTCAGTGAAAGCGAACCGGGTTTTTACTGTCCCGTCACTTTGACCCTGTCCGCGGCTCATCTGATTGACCGGTATGGTACACCTGCGCAAAAAGAAACCTACCTGACAGGACTGACCTCCCTCGATGAAGAGACCCTCTATGAAGGGGCTACCTGGCTGACCGAGCGACAGGGGGGCTCGGACGTCGGGGCCAATCTGACGGTGGCCACAGCCGATCCGGAAGCCGGGCCAGGTGTATACCGTCTGACCGGTGAAAAGTTTTTCGCCAGCAACGCCGGCGCCATGGTGGCCACGGTGTTGGCCCGCATTCATCCGGACCGGCCCGGAACCCGGGGATTGGGGCTCTTCCTGGTCCCCTGGATCAAGCCCGATGGCACCCGCAACCGCATCTATGTCCGTCGTTTGAAAGAGAAGCTGGGGGTAAATGCCGTTCCCTCCGCTGAAGTGATCCTGGAAGAGGCGGAAGGGTATCTGATCGGAGACCCGGATCAGGGATTTAAATACATGGCGGAAGCTTTGAACATCTCCCGGATCTGCAATGCGGTGGCTGCAACGGGGATCATGCGTCGCGCCTGGTATGAAGCATTCCACTATGCGAGAGAACGCCATGCTTTCGGCCGCCCCATCCTCCAATATTCCATGGTGAAGCAGACCCTGGCAGAGATGTTGATGGAGCTGGAAGTCAACACCGGATCCACTTTTGATATGATTCATCTCTTCGATAAGGTGAACAGCGGTCAGGCTGCAGCAGAAGAGGAGGTAATGGCCCGGATGCTGATCTCTCTCATCAAGTACCGCACGGGAGAAGCGGCTAAAGAGATGACGCACCAGGCCATCGAGACCCTGGGCGGCAACGGTTATATCGAAGAGTATGTGACCCCGCGCCTGTTGCGGGATGCACAAGTGCTCACCGTCTGGGAAGGAACGGCCAATATCCTGGCTCTGGATCTGTGGCGGGTCATCAGGAAATTCCGAGCAGATGAGATTTTCCTGCAAGTGATGCACAGCGAAGTAGAGGGGCTGACGCACCCTCTGTCTCAGCCCTTCAAGTCGGATCTCGAAGGACGTCTTAGGCAAATTCGGGAAAACCTCACCTTCCTCAAGGACCAACCGGAAGAGATCCTGACATATCATCTGAAGCCGCTCTCGGATCAGATCGTCGATGTGTACCAACTGGTCTGCATCTTGAAAGAGGCGGAAGATCAGGCGGGAACCGATGGCAACGGACGCAAATTCATCATTGCGGAACTCTACAGACAAGCTCACTTTCAATCCACTGCCTCAGACCGGATCAGACAAACCCGGCTTCCCGATCTCATCCACTTTGACGACCTGGTGGACTATCGAAAGGTGGATGTGGCAGAGCTCCAGCAAGTGAAGGTAAACACAAGATAA
- a CDS encoding YesL family protein: protein MEFGKTSGMLFTICEWITRLAYVNLLWLLFSAAGMFVWGIMPSTVALFTVVRKWLLKETGIPVWNTFWKTYRKEFLRANLLGLLLLIPAVLVAIDLMFLKTVAGPLQIALFIPLWTLILCYLLTLLFLFPVYVHYRAGMIDSIKYSWFHAVLNPHRSVIMLVAVAAVIFLNLYMTALIPFFSGVMIAAVLMTGGYHSFNRIKRKTVTQN, encoded by the coding sequence ATGGAATTTGGAAAAACCTCCGGGATGTTGTTCACCATCTGCGAATGGATCACGAGATTGGCCTATGTAAATTTACTGTGGCTCCTGTTTTCGGCGGCCGGGATGTTCGTGTGGGGGATTATGCCCTCCACGGTCGCACTATTCACCGTGGTCCGAAAATGGCTGTTGAAAGAGACGGGGATTCCGGTATGGAACACTTTTTGGAAGACATATCGGAAGGAGTTCCTGAGGGCAAACCTTCTTGGATTACTGCTTCTGATCCCGGCTGTATTGGTCGCAATCGACCTCATGTTCTTAAAGACCGTTGCAGGCCCGCTCCAGATTGCCTTGTTCATCCCTTTATGGACCCTGATCCTATGCTATTTGCTGACACTGTTGTTTCTCTTTCCGGTGTATGTCCATTATCGTGCCGGGATGATTGATTCCATTAAATACTCCTGGTTCCATGCCGTTTTGAATCCCCATCGATCCGTCATCATGCTGGTGGCTGTCGCGGCAGTCATCTTTCTCAATCTGTACATGACAGCGTTGATACCATTTTTCAGCGGTGTGATGATCGCGGCAGTGCTGATGACAGGCGGATATCACAGCTTTAACCGAATAAAGAGGAAAACAGTGACACAGAACTGA
- a CDS encoding transcriptional regulator SplA domain-containing protein produces the protein MDIQNQEHPPIQAGDIVYVMVRNPHAQDVANIQEAAVVRNPVRSGELNLFLYETHYPMNEEIALYRTREEAERAYQYYFGSAGEEVPHG, from the coding sequence GTGGACATTCAAAATCAGGAACATCCGCCGATTCAAGCAGGAGACATCGTCTATGTGATGGTGCGAAATCCACATGCACAAGACGTGGCCAACATACAAGAAGCGGCTGTAGTCCGTAACCCTGTGCGATCCGGAGAATTGAATCTGTTCTTGTATGAAACCCACTATCCGATGAATGAAGAGATCGCCCTTTACCGCACCAGAGAAGAGGCTGAGAGAGCATATCAGTATTATTTCGGCTCTGCAGGAGAAGAGGTTCCCCATGGTTAA
- the splB gene encoding spore photoproduct lyase — MVKPFVPQLVYMEPRALEYPLGRRLRKKFTDMGIEIRETTSHNQVRNLPGENDFQKYRTAKSTLVVGVRKTLKFDTSKPSAEYAIPLATGCMGHCHYCYLQTTMGSKPYIRTYVNVEEILDAAENYIRERAPEITRFEASCTSDIVGIDHLTHTLKRAIEYFGESKTGRLRFVTKFAHVDHLLDARHNGKTRFRFSINADYVIKYLEPGTSSLTDRIDAAAKVAQAGYPLGFIVAPIYLHEGWQEGYRHMFEKLEASLPEVAKEDLTFELIQHRFTKPAKRVIQKNYPMTKLEMDEARRKWKWGRYGIGKYVYPDEEQAEIQSRLGEYLEEFFPTARLEYFT, encoded by the coding sequence ATGGTTAAACCCTTTGTTCCACAGTTGGTATATATGGAGCCCCGTGCCCTGGAGTATCCTCTCGGGCGGCGTCTGAGAAAGAAATTTACGGATATGGGAATCGAAATCAGGGAAACCACCTCCCACAACCAGGTTCGCAACTTACCCGGTGAAAATGATTTCCAAAAGTACCGGACGGCCAAGTCCACCCTGGTCGTGGGAGTCCGAAAAACCTTGAAATTCGACACCTCAAAACCCTCAGCAGAGTATGCGATTCCCCTCGCCACAGGTTGTATGGGGCACTGCCACTATTGTTACTTGCAGACGACCATGGGCAGCAAACCCTACATTCGCACCTATGTGAACGTCGAGGAAATCCTGGATGCCGCCGAAAATTACATACGGGAACGGGCTCCTGAAATCACCCGATTTGAAGCCTCCTGCACCTCGGACATCGTCGGCATCGACCACCTCACCCATACGTTGAAACGGGCGATCGAGTATTTCGGGGAGTCAAAAACCGGCCGGCTCCGCTTCGTGACCAAATTCGCCCATGTGGATCATCTTCTCGACGCCCGCCACAATGGAAAAACCCGTTTTCGGTTCAGCATCAACGCCGATTATGTGATTAAATATCTGGAACCGGGCACCTCTTCCTTAACTGATCGCATCGATGCCGCCGCCAAGGTGGCCCAAGCCGGTTATCCCCTCGGATTTATCGTTGCCCCCATCTATTTGCACGAGGGCTGGCAGGAGGGGTACCGCCACATGTTTGAGAAACTGGAAGCTTCATTGCCGGAGGTGGCCAAAGAAGACTTGACCTTTGAATTGATTCAGCATCGTTTCACCAAACCGGCCAAACGGGTCATCCAGAAAAACTATCCCATGACCAAGCTGGAAATGGATGAGGCACGACGGAAATGGAAATGGGGGCGCTACGGAATCGGGAAGTATGTATACCCTGACGAGGAACAAGCAGAGATACAGTCCCGTTTGGGAGAATATCTGGAGGAATTCTTCCCCACGGCGCGACTGGAATACTTCACCTGA
- a CDS encoding carbohydrate ABC transporter permease: MERKRVMDTAKPVQTSHRGKSLLQIKRLANPVAYGILYSFLIVVAACQIYPIVWLFLFSLKNNQEIFNMSPFSLPTQPKWENYVKVWTEGNIGQYFFNSVLYTVSAAVLTVLLASMVTFAITRMRWKASQPVLGLFMIGLMIPVHSTLIPLFDTFTKTNLIDSPLSIILSYTAFNLPITIMILLGFYEALPREVEEAAVMDGATIHHIFFRLTLPMTLPVIATTAIINMIYNWNEFVFVNTFISSDTYKTLTVGIQNFIGQYTTDWGAIGATLMISILPILIAFFLLSNRIVEGITAGSVKG; the protein is encoded by the coding sequence ATGGAAAGGAAGCGTGTCATGGACACAGCAAAACCGGTTCAGACTTCACACAGAGGGAAGTCTCTCCTGCAAATCAAGAGATTGGCGAACCCGGTGGCATACGGAATCTTGTACTCGTTCCTGATCGTCGTGGCCGCCTGTCAGATTTACCCGATTGTCTGGTTGTTCCTTTTCTCCCTGAAAAACAACCAAGAAATATTTAATATGTCACCCTTTTCTCTGCCAACGCAACCGAAATGGGAGAACTATGTCAAGGTGTGGACAGAAGGGAACATCGGCCAGTATTTCTTTAACAGTGTCCTCTATACGGTGTCAGCTGCTGTACTGACTGTCCTGTTGGCCAGCATGGTGACATTTGCGATCACACGGATGAGATGGAAAGCCAGCCAGCCGGTTTTGGGATTGTTCATGATCGGCCTGATGATTCCGGTCCACTCGACCCTCATCCCGTTATTCGACACATTCACCAAAACCAACCTGATTGACAGCCCACTCTCCATCATCCTTTCATACACCGCCTTTAACCTCCCGATCACAATCATGATTCTCCTCGGTTTTTATGAGGCCCTGCCCCGTGAGGTGGAGGAGGCGGCGGTGATGGATGGCGCCACCATCCACCATATTTTCTTCCGGCTCACCCTGCCGATGACCTTGCCTGTCATCGCGACCACAGCCATCATCAACATGATTTACAACTGGAACGAATTCGTATTCGTCAACACCTTTATCAGTTCAGATACTTATAAAACCTTGACCGTCGGTATCCAGAACTTTATCGGTCAGTATACAACGGACTGGGGTGCGATCGGTGCCACGCTCATGATCAGCATCCTTCCCATTCTAATCGCCTTCTTTCTCCTCAGCAATCGCATCGTCGAAGGGATAACAGCCGGATCCGTAAAGGGATGA
- a CDS encoding glycoside hydrolase family 52 protein, whose protein sequence is MNRNLFFNAHHSPIGAFSSFTLGFPGNGGGLDLELGRPPRRDVYIGAETVDREGIYEAFPFFTSADTDESKRYDIENMDPDPNKPKIIFPFSKESIQRDFQLGTDTWKAGDLSFTIYSQVRTVPDPATATEAELKLALVPAVLAELTLDNTNGTKPRRAFFGYQGSDPYSSMRRLDDTCDGISGVGQGRITAIASKDPDVKSAMHFSMENILTTPREENWTFGLGPLAALIADVPAGERRTYRFAICFYRGGVVTAGMDTSYYYTRFFPDIESVATFALDHFSEIREHCKEANESIDKADHLSDDQKFMLTHSIRSYYGSTQLLDADGKPFWVVNEGEYRMMNTFDLTVDQMFFELRMNPWTVKNELDMFVKRFSYEDTVRFPGDDTEYPGGISFTHDMGVANTLSRPEYSSYELYGLDGCFSHMTHEQLVNWILTAAVYAAQTCDQEWLNDNLEVFIECFKSMLNRDHPEPSKRNGLMGLDSSRVMGGAEITTYDSLDVSLGQARNNLYLAGKIWASYVALEKLFAENGRPDLAKEAGAQAERCANTIVSHATSDGYIPAVLGEGNDSKIIPAIEGLLFPHLTHCTEALKEDGRFGSYIRALKTHLETVLKEGVCLFENGGWKISSTSNNSWLSKIYLCQFVARKILGWKWDEKGARADAVHAEWLTHPTLSVWSWSDQIIAGEIAGSKYYPRGVTSILWLEENEKTSCFNSVS, encoded by the coding sequence TTGAATCGGAATCTGTTTTTCAATGCACATCACTCACCGATCGGGGCGTTTTCAAGTTTTACCCTCGGCTTCCCCGGAAACGGTGGCGGACTGGACCTGGAGCTGGGTCGGCCGCCGCGCCGGGACGTCTACATCGGGGCGGAAACGGTGGACCGAGAAGGAATTTATGAGGCTTTTCCCTTTTTCACATCGGCGGATACGGATGAAAGCAAACGCTATGATATCGAAAATATGGATCCGGACCCGAATAAGCCGAAGATCATCTTTCCTTTTTCAAAGGAGAGCATTCAAAGGGACTTCCAACTGGGCACAGACACTTGGAAAGCCGGAGATTTAAGCTTCACCATCTATTCTCAAGTTCGGACGGTACCTGATCCGGCCACCGCGACGGAAGCGGAACTGAAATTGGCTCTCGTGCCTGCTGTTTTAGCAGAACTCACCCTTGACAACACCAATGGTACGAAACCCCGACGCGCGTTTTTCGGTTACCAGGGCAGCGATCCGTACAGCTCGATGCGGAGATTGGATGACACCTGTGACGGGATTTCCGGGGTCGGTCAGGGACGGATCACCGCCATCGCTTCCAAAGACCCTGATGTAAAATCGGCGATGCATTTCAGCATGGAAAATATCCTGACAACCCCCCGGGAAGAAAACTGGACCTTTGGACTTGGGCCGCTCGCGGCACTCATTGCCGATGTCCCCGCCGGAGAGCGCCGTACTTACCGATTCGCCATCTGTTTTTATCGCGGGGGAGTTGTGACAGCCGGTATGGATACTTCCTATTACTACACCCGGTTTTTCCCAGACATCGAATCTGTCGCAACCTTCGCCCTCGACCATTTTTCTGAAATCAGGGAGCACTGTAAAGAAGCAAACGAATCCATCGACAAGGCCGACCACTTATCCGATGACCAAAAGTTTATGCTCACCCACTCGATCCGCAGCTATTATGGCTCCACCCAATTGCTCGATGCGGATGGAAAACCCTTCTGGGTGGTCAATGAAGGCGAATACCGCATGATGAACACCTTTGATTTGACGGTGGACCAGATGTTTTTTGAATTGCGTATGAATCCATGGACAGTAAAAAATGAACTGGATATGTTCGTCAAACGTTTCAGCTATGAAGATACCGTCCGCTTTCCCGGGGATGACACCGAATATCCCGGCGGCATCAGCTTCACCCATGATATGGGGGTGGCCAACACCCTGTCGCGGCCGGAGTACTCTTCCTATGAATTGTACGGTCTCGATGGTTGTTTCTCCCATATGACCCACGAGCAGTTGGTGAACTGGATTTTGACCGCTGCTGTCTATGCAGCACAGACCTGCGACCAGGAATGGCTGAACGACAACCTCGAAGTCTTTATCGAATGTTTTAAAAGCATGCTGAACCGCGATCATCCGGAACCATCCAAACGCAATGGACTGATGGGGCTGGATTCTTCCCGAGTCATGGGAGGAGCTGAAATCACCACTTACGACAGTCTGGATGTATCTCTGGGGCAAGCCCGAAACAACCTTTACCTCGCAGGGAAAATCTGGGCTTCCTATGTTGCCCTGGAAAAGCTGTTTGCAGAAAACGGCCGGCCGGATCTCGCAAAAGAAGCCGGGGCCCAAGCGGAGAGATGCGCCAACACCATCGTCAGCCATGCCACCTCCGACGGCTATATTCCGGCAGTACTCGGTGAAGGAAATGATTCAAAAATCATCCCTGCCATTGAAGGACTGCTCTTCCCCCACCTGACACATTGCACCGAAGCTTTGAAGGAAGATGGACGATTCGGATCATATATCCGGGCATTGAAAACCCATCTGGAGACTGTGCTCAAGGAAGGGGTCTGTCTGTTTGAAAATGGCGGCTGGAAAATCTCCTCAACGAGCAACAACTCCTGGCTGAGCAAAATCTACTTATGCCAGTTCGTCGCAAGGAAGATCCTGGGCTGGAAGTGGGATGAAAAAGGGGCCCGTGCCGATGCAGTCCACGCAGAATGGCTGACCCATCCCACCTTGTCTGTCTGGAGTTGGAGTGATCAGATCATTGCAGGCGAAATCGCCGGCAGTAAATATTATCCCCGCGGCGTGACAAGCATCTTATGGTTGGAAGAGAACGAGAAAACCTCCTGCTTTAACTCAGTCTCTTGA
- the xylB gene encoding xylulokinase has translation MKYVIGIDLGTSAVKLLLVNQEGTVCAEVSRPYPLIQTKAGYSEQEPEQWVKATVEGLAELVQIFTGNVEDIGGLSLSGQMHGLVLLDPDDHVLRNAILWNDTRTSAQCHQIVETVGEEFLLRTTKNRALEGFTLPKLLWVKENEPDIFKKTSVFLLPKDYVRYRLTGKIHSDYSDAAGTLLLDVMNREWSEEICRLLEIPVEICPPLVESHTCVGELLPSIVRKTGLSPHIKVFAGGADNACGAIGTGILSTGKTLCSIGTSGVVLSYEAKGNKEFQGKVHYFNHGQADAFYTMGVTLSAGYSLNWFKNTFAKREDFQTLLTGIDQVPMGAKGLLFTPYLTGERTPHPDSVIRGSFIGIDASHQRSDFVRAVMEGITFSLRESIEIFREYGEEVDSVISIGGGAKSPVWLQMQADIFHADIIKLSSEQGPGMGAAMLAAFGCGWFPSLETCAEVFIQPEKTYHPIAEHVEVYNQLFGIYKQVYSQTKALSEDLMKFRK, from the coding sequence ATGAAATATGTAATTGGCATCGATCTGGGGACAAGCGCAGTAAAACTGTTGCTCGTCAACCAGGAAGGGACAGTTTGTGCGGAGGTTTCCCGTCCCTATCCACTGATCCAGACCAAGGCGGGCTACAGTGAACAGGAACCGGAGCAGTGGGTGAAAGCGACCGTGGAAGGATTGGCCGAGCTGGTCCAAATATTCACAGGAAATGTGGAAGACATCGGAGGCCTGAGCCTTTCCGGACAGATGCACGGCCTGGTCCTGTTGGACCCGGATGATCATGTACTCAGAAATGCAATTCTCTGGAATGACACGAGAACATCGGCACAATGTCATCAAATCGTGGAAACCGTCGGCGAAGAATTTTTGCTGCGGACGACCAAAAACCGGGCATTGGAAGGATTCACTCTCCCCAAGTTATTATGGGTGAAAGAAAACGAACCCGACATTTTTAAAAAGACAAGCGTATTCTTGCTTCCGAAGGATTATGTCAGGTATCGGTTGACAGGGAAAATTCACAGTGATTATTCCGATGCGGCGGGGACGTTATTGCTTGATGTGATGAACCGGGAGTGGAGCGAAGAGATTTGCAGGTTGCTCGAAATACCGGTGGAGATCTGCCCGCCACTGGTGGAATCCCATACCTGTGTCGGTGAACTTCTTCCTTCCATAGTCAGGAAAACAGGTTTGTCACCCCACATAAAAGTCTTTGCCGGAGGTGCCGACAATGCATGTGGTGCCATCGGCACCGGCATTCTTTCGACTGGAAAGACCCTTTGCAGCATCGGTACTTCCGGAGTGGTGCTCTCCTACGAAGCAAAGGGCAACAAAGAGTTTCAGGGCAAGGTCCATTATTTCAACCATGGCCAAGCAGATGCCTTTTACACCATGGGAGTCACCCTGTCTGCAGGTTACAGCCTGAACTGGTTCAAGAACACCTTTGCAAAAAGAGAAGACTTTCAAACTCTCCTGACGGGGATCGATCAAGTGCCTATGGGTGCAAAGGGTCTTCTGTTCACTCCCTATCTGACCGGAGAACGGACTCCACATCCCGACTCTGTGATCCGGGGAAGTTTCATTGGCATCGATGCCTCCCATCAACGATCCGATTTTGTCAGAGCTGTGATGGAAGGGATCACCTTTTCCCTGCGCGAATCGATAGAGATCTTCCGAGAATATGGCGAAGAAGTCGATTCGGTCATTTCCATCGGGGGCGGTGCCAAAAGCCCGGTATGGTTACAGATGCAGGCAGATATATTCCACGCGGATATCATCAAACTGTCTAGCGAGCAAGGTCCCGGAATGGGTGCAGCCATGCTTGCCGCCTTCGGTTGTGGCTGGTTCCCATCCCTGGAGACATGTGCAGAAGTCTTTATTCAGCCTGAGAAAACATATCATCCGATTGCGGAGCATGTTGAAGTGTACAACCAGCTATTTGGAATATACAAACAAGTGTACAGCCAAACAAAGGCACTCAGTGAGGACTTGATGAAATTTAGAAAGTGA
- the xylA gene encoding xylose isomerase yields the protein MSYFEKVNKVEFEGPQSTNNFSFKYYDPEKVVNGKTMRDWLRFSVAYWHTFTADGSDPFGAGTMIRPWGHLTGLDLAKARVEAAFELFEKLDVPYFCFHDVDIAPEGSNLKETYANLDIIVAQIRDYMKTSKTKLLWNTANLFTHPRYVHGAATSNHADVFAYSAARVKKGLEIGKELGAGNYVFWGGREGYDTLLNTDMKLEQENYARFLQMAVDYAKEIGFDGQLLIEPKPKEPTKHQYDFNVATSLSFLQKYDLAPHFKFNVEANHATLAGHSFQHELRVARINGMLGSVDANQGDQLIGWDTDEFPTDLYSTTLAMYEILKNGGLGKGGLNFDAKVRRGSFDPNDLFLAHIAGMDSFAVGLLVASQLIQDRVFDDFIVNRYKSYTEGIGLDIVEGRADFHTLESHALTLSQIPNESGREEHLKSILNQYLLKTLTEV from the coding sequence ATGTCTTATTTTGAGAAGGTAAACAAAGTGGAATTTGAAGGTCCCCAGTCCACAAACAATTTTTCCTTCAAATATTATGATCCAGAGAAAGTTGTAAACGGGAAAACCATGAGGGATTGGCTCCGCTTCTCGGTTGCCTACTGGCACACCTTCACCGCAGATGGATCCGATCCATTTGGAGCCGGTACAATGATCCGTCCCTGGGGCCATCTGACTGGCCTCGACCTGGCAAAAGCCCGCGTGGAAGCCGCCTTTGAATTATTTGAAAAGCTGGATGTTCCCTATTTCTGTTTCCACGATGTGGACATCGCTCCCGAAGGGAGCAATTTAAAAGAAACCTACGCCAATCTGGATATTATCGTCGCCCAGATCCGGGACTATATGAAAACCAGCAAAACCAAACTCCTGTGGAACACAGCCAACCTGTTCACACATCCAAGGTACGTGCATGGCGCCGCCACTTCAAACCATGCCGATGTGTTTGCGTACTCCGCTGCCCGGGTGAAAAAAGGACTGGAGATCGGAAAAGAGTTGGGAGCAGGGAACTATGTGTTCTGGGGCGGCCGCGAAGGTTATGATACCTTGTTGAATACCGATATGAAATTGGAGCAGGAAAACTATGCCCGCTTCCTGCAAATGGCTGTGGATTATGCGAAGGAAATCGGATTTGACGGACAGCTCCTGATCGAACCCAAGCCGAAAGAACCCACTAAGCACCAATATGATTTCAATGTGGCCACAAGCCTTTCATTTCTGCAAAAATACGATCTTGCCCCCCACTTTAAATTTAATGTGGAGGCAAACCACGCCACCCTGGCAGGCCATTCCTTCCAACATGAGTTGAGAGTGGCCCGCATCAACGGAATGCTCGGTTCCGTCGATGCCAACCAGGGAGACCAGCTGATCGGTTGGGATACGGACGAGTTCCCCACAGATCTGTATTCCACCACTCTAGCCATGTATGAAATTCTGAAAAACGGCGGTCTGGGAAAAGGGGGACTCAACTTTGATGCAAAGGTGCGCAGAGGCTCCTTCGATCCCAACGACCTGTTCCTCGCCCATATCGCCGGTATGGACAGTTTTGCCGTCGGCCTGCTGGTCGCCAGTCAGCTGATCCAAGATCGGGTGTTTGATGACTTCATCGTCAACCGGTATAAAAGTTATACAGAGGGAATCGGCTTGGACATCGTGGAAGGAAGAGCCGATTTCCATACCCTTGAATCCCATGCCCTCACCCTGAGTCAGATTCCGAATGAATCCGGCCGTGAAGAGCATTTAAAATCTATCTTAAACCAATATCTGTTGAAAACCCTGACCGAAGTGTAA